The following coding sequences are from one Nicotiana tabacum cultivar K326 chromosome 1, ASM71507v2, whole genome shotgun sequence window:
- the LOC107760305 gene encoding DNA-directed RNA polymerases IV and V subunit 2 — MTTSDIMDEVGCSSGKGKISNGSAMMDFDIDDLFEVDDDDWDEDEDDDDNLDVAPIKELGEGFLKNFCKKASTGFFEKYGLISHQINSYNDFINFGIQRVFDLVGEIHVEPGYDPSKRGDGDWKHASVKFGKVSLERPRFWAGEKFSVDGGKEYLDLWPRHARLQNMTYSARIMVETHVQVYTKKLVRSDKFKTGVDQFVDKECEMEDKRDVLIGRIPVMVNSELCWMNGVDKPDCEFDHGGYFIVKGAEKTFIAQEQICLKRLWVSNSPTWTVAYRPVAKRNRVYIKLAETLKLEHIKGVEKALTVYFSVAEMPIWILFFALGVSSDREVVDLIDVDIEDTNIVNILVASIHDADKKCEDFRKGKKALAYVDRLIKGCRFPPQESVEECIQQYLFPNLSGLKQKARFLGYMVKSLLHAFIGRRKVDNRDDFRNKRLELAGELLERELRAHIKHAERRMLKAMQRDLYGDRQVQPIEHYLDASIITNGLSRAFSTGHWCHPYKRMERVSGVVATIRRTNPLQMTADMRKTRQQVTYTGKVGDARYPHPSHWGKVCFLSTPDGENCGLVKNLASMGLVSTTILKPLLETLYRCGMQKLVDDSATSLHGKQKVLLNGDWVGICEDSAFFVSKLRRKRRRNEVPHQVEVKRDEQQGEVRMFSDAGRILRPLLVVSNLKKIKALKGGDCGFQSLLDNGIIELIGPEEEEDCRTAWGVEYLLTADKENPPAKYTHCELDMSFLLGLSCGIIPFANHDHARRVLYQSEKHSQQAIGFSTVNPNIRVDTNTHQLYYPQRPLFRTMLSDSLGKPKYTHSQKGMLPRPEYYNGQCAIVAVNVHLGYNQEDSLVMNCASLERGMFRSEHVRSYKAEVDNKEAIGKKLKIEDSVNFGKTQSKIGRVDSLDDDGFPFIGANLQSGDIIIGKYAESGADHSVKLKHTERGMVQKVLLSANDEGKNFAVVSLRQVRSPCLGDKFSSMHGQKGVLGFLESQENFPFTAQGIVPDIVINPHAFPSRQTPGQLLEAALGKGIALGGGQKYATPFSTLSVDAIIEQLHGRGFSKWGNERVYNGRTGEMGQNLIFMGPTFYQRLIHMAEDKVKFRNTGPVHPLTRQPVADRKRFGGIKFGEMERDCLIAHGAAANLHERLFTLSDSSQMHVCGKCKNMANVIQRSVQGGKVRGPYCRFCESVEDIVKVNVPYGAKLLCQELFSMGISLKFDTEIC, encoded by the exons ATGACGACTTCTGATATCATGGATGAAGTGGGATGTAGTAGTGGTAAAGGGAAGATATCAAATGGATCAgcgatgatggattttgatattgATGATCTCTTTGAAGTGGATGATGATGATTGGGATGAGGACGAGGACGATGATGATAATCTTGATGTGGCTCCAATCAAAGAGTTGGGTGAAGGTTTCTTGAAGAACTTTTGTAAAAAGGCATCAACTGGTTTTTTTGAGAAGTATGGCTTGATTAGTCATCAGATTAATTCCTATAATGACTTCATCAACTTTGGAATCCAAAGAGTGTTTGACTTGGTTGGAGAGATCCATGTTGAGCCAGGGTATGATCCATCAAAGAGAGGTGATGGTGATTGGAAGCATGCTTCTGTTAAGTTTGGGAAAGTATCCCTTGAGCGGCCAAGGTTTTGGGCAGGGGAAAAGTTTTCTGTGGACGGTGGGAAAGAGTACCTGGACTTGTGGCCACGGCATGCTCGCCTTCAGAACATGACCTACTCTGCCAGGATTATGGTTGAGACTCATGTTCAG GTGTATACTAAAAAGCTAGTTAGAAGCGACAAGTTCAAAACTGGGGTAGACCAGTTTGTTGACAAGGAGTGTGAGATGGAAGACAAAAGGGATGTCTTGATTGGGAGAATCCCTGTGATGGTGAACTCAGAGTTGTGCTGGATGAATGGTGTTGACAAGCCTGATTGTGAATTTGATCATGGGGGGTATTTCATAGTCAAAGGGGCTGAAAAG ACCTTCATCGCACAGGAGCAGATCTGTTTAAAAAGACTCTGGGTGTCAAACAGTCCCACTTGGACGGTTGCATATCGCCCAGTTGCAAAAAGGAATAGAGTCTATATTAAACTGGCTGAGACCTTGAAGCTCGAGCACATTAAGGGAGTAGAAAAGGCCCTTACTGTGTACTTCTCAGTGGCGGAAATGCCAATTTGGATTTTGTTTTTTGCTCTTGGTGTATCCTCTGACAGGGAGGTAGTGGATTTAATTGATGTGGATATTGAAGATACTAATATTGTCAATATACTAGTAGCTTCAATCCACGATGCTGATAAGAAGTGTGAGGATTTCAGGAAGGGGAAAAAGGCTCTCGCTTATGTTGATAGACTTATAAAGGGTTGTAGATTTCCACCTCAAGAGTCTGTTGAGGAGTGCATACAACAATACCTGTTCCCTAATCTTAGTGGTCTCAAGCAGAAGGCTCGCTTCCTTGGCTATATGGTAAAGTCCCTCTTGCACGCTTTTATTGGTCGCAGAAAAGTTGACAACAGAGATGATTTTCGGAACAAGAGATTGGAGCTGGCTGGTGAGCTCCTTGAACGAGAGCTCAGGGCGCACATTAAACATGCTGAGAGGCGTATGCTGAAGGCAATGCAAAGAGATCTTTACGGAGATCGACAAGTTCAACCAATTGAGCACTATCTTGATGCATCTATTATTACAAATGGTCTCTCCAGGGCCTTTTCCACTGGACACTGGTGTCACCCTTACAAGAGAATGGAGAGGGTCTCTGGTGTAGTAGCAACTATCAGACGAACCAATCCTTTGCAAATGACTGCTGATATGAGGAAAACACGTCAGCAGGTTACATACACTGGGAAGGTTGGCGATGCTAGATACCC ACATCCTTCACACTGGGGAAAGGTATGTTTTCTCTCCACCCCAGATGGAGAAAATTGTGGCCTGGTGAAAAACTTGGCGAGTATGGGTCTTGTCAGCACAACTAttttgaagccacttcttgagacgttgtaccggtgtgggatgcaaaagttagtagatgatagtgccacctcactccatggaaagcaaaaggTACTTTTAAATGGGGATTGGGTTGGAATATGTGAAGATTCTGCATTCTTTGTTTCAAAGCTAAGACGTAAGCGCCGCAGgaatgaagtgccacaccag gttgaagttaagagagatgagcagcAGGGTGAAGTTCGCATGTTTTCTGATGCGGGAAGGATTCTGCGCCCTCTTCTTGTTGTTTCAAATCTAAAGAAAATCAAAGCTTTGAAAGGGGGAGACTGTGGCTTTCAATCTCTTCTGGACAATGGGATTATTGAGCTTATAGGacctgaagaagaagaagactgtCGAACTGCATGGGGAGTTGAATACCTCTTAACAGCAGATAAGGAGAACCCACCTGCCAAGTATACCCATTGTGAGTTAGACATGTCATTCCTGTTGGGCTTGAGCTGTGGTATTATCCCTTTTGCAAATCATGATCATGCTAGGAGAGTCCTCTATCAGTCTGAAAAGCACTCTCAGCAGGCAATTGGGTTTTCAACAGTGAATCCAAACATTAGAGTTGATACAAATACCCATCAATTGTATTATCCTCAGAGGCCACTTTTCCGGACAATGTTGTCAGATTCCCTTGGGAAGCCCAAATATACTCATAGCCAGAAAGGAATGCTTCCACGGCCTGAATACTACAATGGTCAATGTGCTATTGTTGCAGTGAATGTTCACCTTGGCTATAACCAAGAAGATTCATTGGTTATGAATTGTGCATCACTGGAGCGTGGAATGTTTCGGTCGGAGCATGTTAGGAGCTACAAGGCTGAGGTTGACAATAAGGAAGCTATCGGAAAGAAGCTAAAGATTGAGGATTCTGTTAACTTTGGGAAAACCCAGAGTAAAATTGGACGAGTGGACAGCCTAGATGATGATGGTTTTCCATTCATTGGGGCAAATCTCCAGAGCGGGGATATCATAATTGGGAAATACGCAGAATCAGGGGCTGATCACAGTGTCAAGCTGAAGCATACTGAAAGGGGTATGGTTCAAAAGGTTCTGCTCTCTGCCAATGATGAAGGGAAGAACTTTGCTGTTGTATCTCTGAGACAA GTTCGTTCTCCATGTCTTGGAGACAAGTTCTCCAGCATGCATGGACAAAAGGGTGTCCTTGGATTTCTGGAATCTCAGGAGAATTTCCCTTTTACAGCTCAAGGGATTGTTCCAGACATTGTAATCAATCCTCATGCATTTCCTTCAAGGCAAACCCCTGGTCAGCTGCTGGAAGCCGCTTTAGGGAAGGGCATTGCCCTAGGTGGCGGTCAAAAATATGCCACTCCCTTTTCCACTTTATCAGTTGATGCCATAATAGAGCAGCTTCATGG GCGAGGTTTCTCAAAATGGGGAAATGAGAGAGTTTACAATGGCCGTACGGGTGAAATGGGTCAAAACCTGATCTTCATGGGCCCAACATTCTACCAACGCCTCATTCATATGGCTGAAGACAAAGTGAAGTTCCGTAATACCGGACCAGTCCATCCCCTTACTCGCCAACCTGTGGCAGACAGAAAACGCTTTGGTGGAATTAAATTTGGTGAAATGGAGCGTGACTGTCTTATAGCTCATGGTGCTGCAGCGAACTTGCATGAACGCCTTTTCACACTCAGTGACTCCTCCCAAATGCACGTCTGTGGGAAGTGCAAGAACATGGCAAATGTAATCCAGAGGTCTGTTCAAGGTGGTAAGGTAAGAGGTCCTTATTGCCGCTTCTGTGAATCAGTTGAAGATATAGTGAAGGTTAATGTGCCATATGGTGCGAAGTTATTGTGCCAGGAGCTCTTCAGCATGGGCATATCTCTCAAGTTTGATACTGAGATTTGCTAG